AGCGTGCCAGAAAAAGAATAGATCTTCGTTTCTGTGGAAGAACGCTGATAGGGTCTCCCCCTCCCAAAGATCAAAAGCAGGAGGATCATTATTTTGGGACAATTCCTACAAGAGTTCTTGCCTATATGGAGGACGTGCAGCGCGATTTGGCGCGTTTGGGTGTTGATTTAGCAACTAGACATAATGAAGCGTCGCGCTGTCAATTCGAGTTTGCCCCTATTTTTTCAGAAGCAAATAAGGCGTGCGACCAAAATCAACTTACTATGGAAATAATGCGAAAACTAGCACCACAACATAACTTGCGTCTTTTGTTTCATGAGAAGCCATTTATGGGGCTTAATGGATCTGGGAAGCATGTAAATTTTTCTCTACAGGATAACGAGGGGCGTAATTTGCTTAAGCCCTCTTCAAACCATAGAAAGAATATTATATTCCTCTCATTTCTTACTTCATTTGTATATGGGGTATCAGAATATTCAGGACTATTACAGGCCTCTGTCTCAACAAGCGGCAATATGCATCGTTTGGGAGGATTTGAAGCGCCTCCAGCTATAATAAGTGTTTATTTGGGCGAGACGGTTGATAAAATTATAAATGCAATAGAAAGTGAAGGACAAAGCGAAGACTTGCCTGCAAAAAACAAGATTGATCTTGGACTGCCTAAATTACCTGAAATTTTGGCATTTGACAGTGACCGCAATAGAACCAGCCCCCTTGCCTTTACGGGAGATAAATTTGAATTTCGTGCACCCGGAGCTTCACAAGCAATGTCCGTTCCGGTGACAGCATTACTATCGGTATGGGCTGCAGGGCTAGAAGAGTTTATGACACTTCTTGAAAAAAGGATAAATAATGGAGAAGAGCCGATTACAGCAGCAGTTTCTGTAATAAGGGAGCTTTCAATAAAGAGTAGAAAGATTCGTTATGAGGGAGATTCTTATAAAAATGACTGGAAAGAAGAAGCCCAAAAACGAGGCATAGTTAAGGGTAAAACCATACCTGAAGGCATAGATCTTTTTGTAGAACCCAAAACCCTTGATATGCTGGAGAATATTTCTGTTTTTAAAAGAAGAGAAATGGAAGCATTTCACACAATAAGAAAAGAGGCTTTCGTAAAAAGCAACGAAGTAGAAATGTTTATACTAAGGGATATGATTTGGGAAGGGGTATTGCCAAGCATATCAAAACAGCTTCTTCTTGAAAAAAGTTCTTATGACATGTTGGTCGGACAAAAAATTGAAAACATGGAAAAATGGAGCGCACATATAACAAAGCTTGCAGAAGCGAAGGTTTTTCTAATAGAAAAAACACAGGAGCTTGTTGATTTAAAAGAAAAGCTATCAGAAAAAGATGTGCATGAGCATGCACTTGGCATTGTATCAGAGGTGGTTCCCTTGATGGAAGAGATAAGGAAAATGGCGGATTCAATAGAAATTTATCTCTCGGCAGATAATCAATTCTATCCTAATTATCGCTCACTATTTTCTCTTTCTTCGTAATTATAACAAGACCGCCTCGATGTAGGATTGAGGCGGTCTTGTTATAATTAAACACTCAGACAGATTATAACAAAATTATGATATCTCGTTACATAGTGCTGCTGCGTTTTTATAAAGCAGCATTAATTTTTCTTCGTCTTTTAACTTCGTTAAGTTTAACAGTTGCTCATATCTAGGAAAATCCAAAATTGGCCAATCAGAACCAAAAAGAATTTTGTGTCCAATGCCCAAAGCAAAGATGGAATCCAGAACCTTTTCACTGTAAAGCCAAGGCATGGCCGCTGTGTCATAATATGTGTTTGACAAGATAAGTTTCATCTCCGGCATGCCTTCATAAGCCCAGAGGCCTCCGCCAAAGTGTGCAAAGATAACTTTAATCCCTGGATGATTGCAGCAAAACTTGGCGGCTTCGTTAGCCCCCACTTTCCCTTTGCCCTCATAGTCATGTCCCGCTTGTTCTGCCGTATGAATCATAAGGAAAAGGTCATGTTCTCTACAGGAATTTACTAAACGCCAAGTTTCACGATTGTCTGTTATATCAAAACTTTGTCCGTCTGGAAAAATTTCTCCTATGCCAATCGCACCTTCCGCAGCACATCTTGCTATTTCATCCGAAGCTCCAGGTTCATTTGGTGATACTACAGAAAGTGCTTTTATTCTGTCTGGAAAGCGTTTCGCTGCACTTAGAATATAATCATTCGATATTCGGCATAAGCCCTGGTCCTTAAAAGCGAACCCTGTCACAAATGAAGCGGCTATGTTGTTTTTGTCCATTGACTCAATAAGATCTTCGGCTGTACCCCATTTGTGAACTTTAGATTTTGTCAGTCTATCGAACCAAGGTTCACGTTTGGCTATTAAGTCCCAATCCTCTTCGAACTCAGAGGGATATATATGGACATGTGCATCGATTATTTTATTATTCACTTTAGGTTTATCCTTTTTACCGAGTATTCTAAAACGTTACACACTTCATCAGTAAGAGAAGGAACTGAAGAAAACAGTGCTGCTCCTGTTTTTGCGACAGTTGAAATGCCGTAAATTAATTCGTTTGTCTTTGAATCTCTCAATTCAATTTTTAGTGAGGCATTGGCGAAAGTCTCATCCCAAGCCGGTTTTATCTCTTGATAATTTACAGGGAAAATAACTTCCTCCCACTCTCCCTTTATTTTTACTTTGCGTCGCTCATTTCTTGTCTTCCAGACAATTTCTTGTGGATGATGAATCGTATTGTAGTTGCACTGTACAATAGTGGCGCTTAATATCGCATCCACATACTGATCAGAAAGGGAAAGCGCTTTTTCTAAAATGCCTTCTGAAGAAAGTGTCTCCGGTTCTGTCACACCTTTTACAAAATTGTTTCGCTCGATAACATCTTCGTGGCTTTTTATTAAGAATGGGAACTTATCTTGAGAAGATGTAATAAACTCTTTCCATTTTTGCGATACTTTTTCGTTAAAAAAAGCTTCTGTAGTCGGGACAGAAGCTTCAAATTGAATAGGAGTAAACATAGCGGTTTTTATTTCTGAAAAAGCATAGCTTTTGTTTTTATATATCTCTGCCTTCGCAGCAGCGAATGCAGATTGTGTAAAAATAAATATTATGAACAAAGAAATCAAAAGTTTTTTCAATTTTTCGCCCCCTAATCAACTTTAGTTGTATTATTTTATCTGTTAATAGCAGAGATATCAACAATTAAAAATACTATACAAAATTTTAACTTTGTTATATAATGTCCGGGCAAAGACTCAAGACAGCAGGTGTGCACAGCACTTAATTTCCTGCCGAGGTCTGCGAAGACTAACCATTAACGCATGGCATTGCTCGTTTTATGGCTTCCGGACGCCCTTGGTCTACGGAGGTCATTTTTTATGGCATCCGAAAAATTCAAACATAGGAGGTGAATTTCAAGATGCCAACAGTAGCGAAACGTAAAAAGATTGATCAATTAGTTGAACTTGTAAAAAAGAGCAACGGAATTTTTATTACTGAATATCGTGGACTTACAGTTAAACAGATAAGCGAGTGTCGCCGCCAGATAAATCAAGCTGGGGGAGAAATGAAAGTTTGTAAAAACACATTTATGCGCATAGCTTTAACAGAATGTGAGATTCCACAAGCTCCTGAGCTAGATTTCGGTCCGAATGGATACGTTTTCTCTTATGGTGACGTTGCAGCAGTGGCAAAATCAATCCGAGATTTCTCAAAAACAAAAGGAAACGCAGCATTTGTTGTAAAAGGCGCGATTCTTGATGGACAGATTCTTAATCAAGATCAGGTCTTTGCTTTGGCAGATCTGCCTTCAAAAGAGGTTCTTCTTGCTCAAACAGTACGTGCAATTGCAAGCCCGATTCAGGGACTTGTCAACGTTCTTTCTGCTCCGACAAGAGACTTTGTCACTTGCCTAGGACAGATCAAAGAAAAGAAGGAAAAAGAAGCAGTAGCTTAGTTTTAGTAGAAGCAGCATAAAAAATAAAAATTACAGTCCTTAGGAGGATAAAAATTATGACAAAGAAACTTGATATTATAGCAGCAATCGAAGAATTAACAGTACTTGAACTCGCAGAACTTGTAAAAGAGTTGGAAGAGAAATTTGGTGTTTCTGCAGCAGCACCCGCAATGATGATGGCAGCTCCTGTCGCAGGTGCAGCAGCAGGCGCAGCAGCAGATGATGAGCAGACAGAGTTTAACGTAATTCTTGCATCCTTTGGTTCAAACAAAATCGCTGTCATAAAGGTCATTCGTGAAATTACAGGTCTCGGCCTCAAAGAAGCGAAAGAACTTGTTGACGGAGCACCTAAGCCCATCAAAGAGGCTGTCGCGAAAGAAGAAGCAGAAGAGATTAAGAAAAAGGTTGAAGA
This sequence is a window from Synergistaceae bacterium. Protein-coding genes within it:
- a CDS encoding 50S ribosomal protein L10, which translates into the protein MPTVAKRKKIDQLVELVKKSNGIFITEYRGLTVKQISECRRQINQAGGEMKVCKNTFMRIALTECEIPQAPELDFGPNGYVFSYGDVAAVAKSIRDFSKTKGNAAFVVKGAILDGQILNQDQVFALADLPSKEVLLAQTVRAIASPIQGLVNVLSAPTRDFVTCLGQIKEKKEKEAVA
- a CDS encoding amidohydrolase is translated as MNNKIIDAHVHIYPSEFEEDWDLIAKREPWFDRLTKSKVHKWGTAEDLIESMDKNNIAASFVTGFAFKDQGLCRISNDYILSAAKRFPDRIKALSVVSPNEPGASDEIARCAAEGAIGIGEIFPDGQSFDITDNRETWRLVNSCREHDLFLMIHTAEQAGHDYEGKGKVGANEAAKFCCNHPGIKVIFAHFGGGLWAYEGMPEMKLILSNTYYDTAAMPWLYSEKVLDSIFALGIGHKILFGSDWPILDFPRYEQLLNLTKLKDEEKLMLLYKNAAALCNEIS
- a CDS encoding glutamine synthetase type III; translated protein: MLREVRQFPKMREIYGSLVFDKRAMKESLPKEAFNHIQAAMEGLQRLDSNIADTVAMAMKEWAISNGASHWAHWFHPLTELTAEKHTAFVTADDNGFPLESFCGSDLMQSEPDASSFPSGGTRSTFEARGYSAWDPTSPAFIIKSPKGGTLCIPSVFIAYDGTPLDLKTYLLRSTEAVETRALKMLKLFGNRGVRYVRATVGGEQEFFLLDRERARKRIDLRFCGRTLIGSPPPKDQKQEDHYFGTIPTRVLAYMEDVQRDLARLGVDLATRHNEASRCQFEFAPIFSEANKACDQNQLTMEIMRKLAPQHNLRLLFHEKPFMGLNGSGKHVNFSLQDNEGRNLLKPSSNHRKNIIFLSFLTSFVYGVSEYSGLLQASVSTSGNMHRLGGFEAPPAIISVYLGETVDKIINAIESEGQSEDLPAKNKIDLGLPKLPEILAFDSDRNRTSPLAFTGDKFEFRAPGASQAMSVPVTALLSVWAAGLEEFMTLLEKRINNGEEPITAAVSVIRELSIKSRKIRYEGDSYKNDWKEEAQKRGIVKGKTIPEGIDLFVEPKTLDMLENISVFKRREMEAFHTIRKEAFVKSNEVEMFILRDMIWEGVLPSISKQLLLEKSSYDMLVGQKIENMEKWSAHITKLAEAKVFLIEKTQELVDLKEKLSEKDVHEHALGIVSEVVPLMEEIRKMADSIEIYLSADNQFYPNYRSLFSLSS
- the rplL gene encoding 50S ribosomal protein L7/L12, which codes for MTKKLDIIAAIEELTVLELAELVKELEEKFGVSAAAPAMMMAAPVAGAAAGAAADDEQTEFNVILASFGSNKIAVIKVIREITGLGLKEAKELVDGAPKPIKEAVAKEEAEEIKKKVEEAGATVEIK